A region of Banduia mediterranea DNA encodes the following proteins:
- the mutL gene encoding DNA mismatch repair endonuclease MutL, translating into MAIRILPEQLINQIAAGEVVERPAAVVKELVENSLDAEARAVEVELEGGGLSLIRIRDDGNGIARDELPMALTRHATSKIESLDQLERVASFGFRGEALPSVLSVSRLSLVSRTATDEHGWRLAGEGAIAADAQPQPAPHSPGTTLEVRDLFYNTPARRKFMRTESTEFRHVDQALRRIALARPERAFALRHNGREVFRLARGSAEARMKALCGEAFADSAILIEEERLGMRLWGWTALPSFSRAQPDLQYFFVNGRVVRDKLVASALRRAYADALHSTRYPAFVLFFELDPSGVDVNVHPAKLEVRFRQSATVHDFLFGSIQRALRDVRPEPQQHHRVEWAHKPDRMALSSAVPDPGFRNTNFSSASARLPLQQVAEPTVDFARTAWAALGAAPVAEPSPPQPAADSDMPLGRPLAQLAGVFILAENQHGLVVVDAHAAHERVLYERFKTDLHTGSLPSQHLLEPLRLNLPEDLADLADNHRDDLLAYGVELDRSGPTSLAIRAVPPLLPLEEVEGLVRSALGERAAGESHRHFGDVLDAQERVLADMACRAAIKANRRLSLPEMERLLRDMERTELSGQCNHGRPTWVQLDHGALDRLFLRGR; encoded by the coding sequence ATGGCGATCCGGATACTTCCCGAACAACTGATCAACCAGATCGCCGCGGGTGAAGTCGTCGAGCGGCCGGCCGCCGTGGTCAAGGAACTGGTCGAGAACAGCCTGGACGCCGAGGCCCGGGCGGTCGAGGTTGAGCTCGAAGGTGGCGGCCTCAGCCTGATCCGAATCCGCGATGACGGAAACGGCATCGCACGCGACGAGCTGCCGATGGCCTTGACGCGCCACGCCACCAGCAAGATCGAATCGCTGGATCAGCTGGAGCGTGTCGCCAGCTTCGGTTTTCGCGGCGAAGCGCTGCCCAGCGTGCTGTCGGTGTCACGCTTGTCGCTGGTATCCAGAACGGCGACGGACGAGCACGGCTGGCGATTGGCGGGCGAGGGCGCCATTGCCGCGGACGCGCAGCCGCAACCGGCGCCGCACAGCCCTGGCACCACGCTCGAAGTTCGCGATCTGTTCTACAACACGCCGGCGCGTCGCAAGTTCATGCGCACCGAATCCACGGAGTTCCGTCACGTCGATCAGGCGCTGCGTCGCATCGCGCTGGCGCGGCCGGAGCGCGCATTCGCCCTTCGGCACAATGGGCGAGAGGTGTTTCGGCTGGCCCGCGGCAGCGCCGAGGCCAGAATGAAGGCGCTGTGCGGTGAGGCGTTCGCGGACAGCGCGATCCTCATCGAAGAAGAGCGCCTGGGCATGCGGCTGTGGGGCTGGACCGCGCTGCCGAGTTTCTCGCGCGCGCAGCCCGATCTTCAGTATTTTTTCGTCAATGGTCGCGTGGTGCGCGACAAGCTGGTCGCCTCGGCGCTGAGGCGCGCCTATGCGGACGCCTTGCACAGCACGCGTTACCCCGCATTCGTGCTGTTCTTCGAGCTCGATCCGTCCGGCGTCGACGTGAACGTTCATCCGGCCAAGCTCGAAGTGCGTTTCCGGCAATCGGCAACGGTGCATGACTTTCTGTTCGGTTCGATCCAGCGTGCGCTGCGCGACGTACGGCCGGAGCCGCAGCAACATCACCGCGTCGAGTGGGCACACAAGCCGGATCGGATGGCGTTGTCCTCGGCGGTGCCGGACCCTGGATTTCGCAATACCAACTTCTCGTCCGCATCGGCGCGTTTGCCCTTGCAGCAGGTCGCCGAACCAACGGTCGACTTTGCTCGCACTGCCTGGGCAGCATTGGGCGCCGCGCCGGTCGCGGAGCCCTCGCCGCCTCAGCCGGCGGCGGACAGCGACATGCCGCTCGGCCGCCCCTTGGCGCAACTGGCGGGCGTGTTCATTCTGGCCGAGAACCAGCACGGACTGGTGGTCGTGGACGCCCATGCGGCGCACGAACGCGTGCTGTACGAACGCTTCAAGACCGACCTGCATACCGGCAGCCTGCCCAGCCAACACTTGCTGGAGCCGCTGCGCCTGAATCTGCCCGAAGACCTGGCCGACCTAGCAGACAATCATCGCGATGACTTGCTGGCCTACGGTGTGGAGCTGGATCGCAGCGGCCCGACCTCACTGGCGATTCGAGCGGTGCCGCCACTGCTGCCGCTGGAGGAAGTCGAAGGTCTGGTGCGCAGCGCGCTCGGCGAACGCGCGGCCGGCGAGAGTCACCGCCATTTCGGCGATGTGCTCGACGCGCAGGAACGCGTACTCGCGGACATGGCCTGTCGTGCCGCGATCAAGGCCAACCGCCGCCTGAGCCTGCCGGAGATGGAACGACTGCTGCGCGACATGGAGCGCACCGAGTTGTCCGGCCAGTGCAATCACGGTCGTCCGACCTGGGTGCAGCTCGATCACGGCGCCTTGGACCGGCTGTTTCTGCGCGGTCGATGA
- the miaA gene encoding tRNA (adenosine(37)-N6)-dimethylallyltransferase MiaA, protein MPSETPDEAIPVVLLMGPTASGKTALSFALAERFDVEIVSVDSALVYRGMDIGTAKPDVAVRARIPHHLIDILDPAQAYSAARFAADAGRLIREIRVRGRLPLLVGGTMLYFRALTRGLSELPPADPELRARIEAEAAVQGWPRLHRRLAELDPVTAARLHPNDGHRIQRALEICELDGGPASARFAAGAHSTLQGPVIKLAPNPPERARLHQRIEQRFRQMIDQGLVAEVARLRARGDLDPDMPSMRAVGYRQMWRHLDGETSLEQAVDQGIAATRQFAKRQLTWLRTETDVHYLDPDTPDLARAAEDRIRA, encoded by the coding sequence ATGCCGTCTGAGACGCCGGACGAAGCGATCCCGGTGGTCCTGCTGATGGGGCCGACGGCATCTGGCAAGACGGCGCTGTCGTTCGCGTTGGCGGAACGCTTCGATGTCGAAATCGTCAGCGTCGATTCCGCGCTGGTCTATCGCGGCATGGATATCGGCACCGCCAAGCCGGATGTCGCGGTCCGCGCACGAATTCCGCACCATCTGATCGACATTCTCGACCCTGCACAGGCCTACTCGGCGGCGCGTTTCGCTGCCGATGCCGGCCGCCTGATTCGCGAGATACGTGTGCGCGGCCGACTGCCCCTGCTGGTGGGAGGGACCATGCTGTACTTTCGCGCCCTGACGCGCGGACTCAGCGAATTGCCGCCTGCCGATCCCGAACTGCGGGCCCGCATCGAAGCCGAAGCAGCGGTGCAGGGCTGGCCGCGCCTGCATCGACGTCTGGCGGAGCTGGATCCGGTGACGGCCGCGCGGCTGCATCCGAATGATGGTCATCGCATCCAGCGCGCACTCGAGATCTGTGAACTGGATGGAGGTCCGGCGAGTGCAAGATTCGCGGCCGGCGCGCATTCGACGCTACAGGGGCCGGTCATCAAACTGGCGCCCAACCCGCCAGAACGCGCCCGCCTGCATCAGCGTATCGAACAGCGCTTTCGTCAGATGATCGACCAGGGCCTGGTCGCTGAAGTGGCACGTCTACGCGCACGTGGCGACCTTGATCCGGACATGCCGTCGATGCGCGCGGTCGGTTATCGCCAGATGTGGCGTCATCTGGACGGTGAAACCAGTTTGGAGCAGGCCGTGGATCAGGGCATCGCGGCGACGCGACAGTTCGCGAAACGCCAGTTGACCTGGCTGCGCACCGAGACCGATGTGCACTATCTGGACCCGGATACCCCTGATCTGGCGCGGGCCGCCGAAGATCGGATTCGAGCGTGA
- the hfq gene encoding RNA chaperone Hfq, whose amino-acid sequence MSKGQTLQEPFLNTLRKERIPVSIYLVNGIKLQGHIESFDQFVVLLKNSVSQMVYKHAISTVVPARPVRLSSDDDSSED is encoded by the coding sequence ATGTCTAAGGGTCAAACTTTACAAGAACCTTTTTTGAACACGCTGCGCAAAGAACGGATTCCGGTCTCGATCTATCTGGTCAACGGCATCAAGCTGCAGGGCCATATCGAGTCGTTCGACCAGTTCGTAGTCCTGCTCAAGAACAGCGTCAGTCAGATGGTCTACAAGCACGCGATCTCGACCGTCGTGCCGGCGCGCCCGGTGCGCCTGTCGAGTGACGACGATAGCAGCGAAGACTAA
- the hflX gene encoding ribosome rescue GTPase HflX — MPETATRPTSQKAVLVNLEFPGSDYSVEAAEFRELVRASGAEITAFIGGRRQRPDSSLFVGSGKADEVAEAVELHCAELVVFNHALSPSQERNLEKRLKCRVLDRSGLILDIFAQRARSHEGKLQVELAQLQHLSTRLVRGWSHLERQGGGIGLRGPGETQLETDRRLVRHRIAMLKRRLEEVRKRRSLSRQQRLRNEVPTVSLVGYTNAGKSTLFNALTGNDSFASSQLFATLDPTLRRLPLPPGEHIVLADTVGFIRDLPHDLVAAFRATLEESRDAGLLLHVVDAADPECSVRIEQVNAVLEEIGATKAPRILVYNKIDLLDRETPELQRDAEAQVTRIYVSAESGQGLDRLRQVVRDHFFADSVEREVRVPLRAGGLRARLFEHEAVLREQVENDGSWTVTVRMPYAQLARMCREADLPIPAPPMQESAQ, encoded by the coding sequence ATGCCTGAGACGGCCACGCGCCCGACGTCGCAAAAAGCGGTACTCGTCAATCTGGAATTCCCGGGTTCCGACTACAGTGTCGAAGCCGCTGAATTCCGCGAGCTGGTGCGCGCGTCCGGCGCCGAGATCACGGCGTTCATCGGTGGCCGTCGCCAGCGTCCGGATTCGAGTCTGTTCGTCGGCAGCGGCAAGGCCGACGAAGTCGCCGAGGCCGTGGAACTGCATTGCGCCGAGCTGGTGGTGTTCAATCACGCGCTGTCGCCGAGCCAGGAGCGCAATCTGGAGAAGCGGCTCAAGTGTCGCGTGCTTGACCGCTCCGGGCTGATCCTCGACATCTTCGCGCAACGTGCACGTTCGCACGAGGGCAAGTTGCAGGTCGAGCTGGCTCAGCTGCAGCATCTTTCCACGCGCCTGGTCCGTGGCTGGTCGCATCTTGAGCGCCAGGGCGGCGGCATTGGCCTGCGTGGCCCCGGCGAAACCCAGCTGGAAACCGATCGGCGACTGGTGCGCCATCGCATCGCGATGCTCAAGCGGCGTCTCGAAGAGGTGCGCAAACGGCGCTCGCTGTCGCGTCAGCAGCGCTTGCGCAACGAAGTGCCCACGGTGTCGCTGGTCGGCTATACCAATGCCGGGAAATCGACGCTGTTCAATGCGCTGACCGGCAATGACAGTTTTGCCTCCAGCCAGCTGTTCGCGACCCTGGATCCGACCTTGCGGCGGTTGCCACTGCCGCCGGGCGAACACATCGTGCTGGCCGATACCGTCGGATTCATTCGCGATCTGCCGCATGATCTGGTGGCGGCGTTCCGTGCCACGCTCGAGGAATCCAGGGACGCCGGCTTGCTGCTGCACGTGGTCGACGCCGCCGACCCGGAATGCAGCGTTCGAATCGAGCAGGTCAATGCAGTGCTTGAGGAGATCGGTGCGACCAAGGCTCCACGGATTCTGGTCTACAACAAGATCGATCTGCTTGATCGCGAGACGCCTGAATTGCAGCGCGATGCCGAAGCTCAGGTCACGCGCATCTACGTCTCGGCCGAAAGCGGGCAGGGACTCGACAGGCTGCGGCAGGTCGTGCGCGATCATTTTTTCGCCGACAGTGTCGAGCGCGAGGTTCGTGTGCCGCTGCGCGCCGGCGGCCTGCGGGCCCGTTTGTTCGAGCACGAGGCGGTGCTGCGCGAACAGGTCGAGAACGATGGCAGCTGGACGGTGACGGTGCGCATGCCGTACGCGCAACTGGCACGTATGTGCCGCGAGGCGGATTTGCCGATACCGGCGCCACCAATGCAGGAATCGGCGCAGTGA
- the hflK gene encoding FtsH protease activity modulator HflK, with amino-acid sequence MAWNEPGGGRDPWNNNGGGRRSGGNTPDVDEILKRLKARFGGRDGKGGKGFSGAVLLLLLAIVALWGASGFYMVNEREQAVVLRFGAYSRTEGPGLRWHVPWPFEREEKVNVTEVRESTDRSSMLTEDENIVELELKVQYRVTSAENYLFSVKDPDATLRQATRSAVRQIVGRNTFDFVVIEGRQAVADRARTLLQDILDGYETGLIVMQVNMIDARAPAQVQDAFLDAIKAREDQQRFKNEAESYSNERLPQARGTAARQVSQATGYRDSVVAEAEGDVARFTQLLTEYEKAPKVTRQRMYLDALEDVMSRTGKVLVDASEANPMLYLPLDQLMKNRSDATTDGKTTSSLPSTSSNSSSNDNRLRERERR; translated from the coding sequence ATGGCTTGGAACGAGCCCGGCGGCGGCCGCGACCCTTGGAACAACAACGGTGGCGGACGTCGTAGCGGTGGCAATACACCTGACGTGGACGAAATCCTGAAGCGTCTCAAGGCGAGATTCGGTGGTCGCGACGGCAAGGGCGGCAAGGGTTTTTCCGGCGCCGTGCTGCTGTTGTTGCTGGCCATCGTGGCGCTGTGGGGTGCCTCGGGTTTCTACATGGTCAACGAACGCGAACAGGCCGTGGTGCTGCGCTTCGGCGCCTACAGTCGAACCGAAGGCCCAGGTCTGCGCTGGCATGTGCCGTGGCCGTTCGAGCGCGAGGAAAAGGTCAACGTCACCGAGGTGCGCGAGTCCACCGATCGCAGCTCGATGCTGACCGAAGACGAGAACATCGTCGAACTTGAACTGAAGGTGCAGTACCGCGTCACCTCTGCCGAGAACTACCTGTTCAGCGTCAAGGATCCGGATGCGACGCTGCGTCAGGCGACGCGCAGCGCGGTGCGCCAGATCGTCGGCCGCAACACCTTCGACTTCGTTGTGATCGAAGGACGCCAGGCGGTCGCAGATCGTGCGCGAACCTTGCTGCAGGACATTCTCGACGGCTACGAAACCGGCCTGATCGTGATGCAGGTCAACATGATCGACGCGCGTGCGCCGGCACAGGTTCAGGACGCCTTCCTCGACGCCATCAAAGCGCGCGAGGATCAGCAGCGCTTCAAGAACGAAGCCGAGTCCTATTCCAATGAGCGTCTGCCGCAGGCGCGTGGTACTGCCGCTCGTCAGGTCTCCCAGGCCACCGGCTACCGTGACAGCGTGGTGGCGGAAGCCGAAGGTGACGTGGCCCGCTTCACGCAACTTCTGACCGAGTACGAAAAGGCGCCGAAGGTGACGCGTCAGCGCATGTATCTCGATGCGCTCGAAGACGTGATGAGCCGCACCGGCAAGGTGCTGGTCGATGCCAGTGAAGCCAATCCCATGCTGTATTTGCCGCTCGACCAGCTGATGAAGAACCGCAGTGACGCAACCACTGATGGCAAGACCACATCGTCGCTGCCGTCGACGTCATCGAACAGCAGCTCGAACGACAACCGCTTACGCGAACGCGAGAGGCGCTGA
- the hflC gene encoding protease modulator HflC, with amino-acid sequence MSNRQLFSIALALIAVFVLYQTFYIVDQRERVIKLRFGEVIGVDSQPGVHFKWPIADSVRRMDSRVLTLDNQSEDFLTSEKKSVKVDFYAKWRIQDTRTYYRATAGLEINANDRLASIVNRALRDQFSIRTIRQVVSDERDDIMKAVEDSTAEKVDELGIQLVDVRVKAIDLPDNVSDSVYQRMRSERQRVASDFRARGSEEAEKIRADADREAAVIVANAYKEAERIRGEGDAKAAEIYATAYNKDAEFYSFYRSLDVYRNSWNGQQDLMVLEPSSELFKYFKNPAGR; translated from the coding sequence ATGAGCAACCGTCAACTTTTTTCGATCGCGCTCGCCCTGATTGCGGTCTTTGTTCTCTACCAGACGTTCTACATCGTCGACCAGCGCGAACGCGTCATCAAGCTGCGCTTCGGCGAGGTGATTGGTGTCGATTCGCAGCCTGGCGTGCATTTCAAATGGCCGATCGCCGACAGCGTGCGCCGCATGGACAGCCGCGTGTTGACGCTCGACAACCAGTCCGAGGACTTCCTGACCTCGGAGAAAAAGAGCGTCAAGGTCGATTTCTACGCCAAATGGCGGATCCAGGACACGCGCACCTATTACCGCGCCACGGCCGGCCTGGAGATCAACGCCAATGATCGTCTGGCGTCGATCGTCAACCGCGCGCTGCGGGACCAGTTCTCGATCCGCACGATCCGCCAGGTCGTGTCGGATGAACGCGACGACATCATGAAGGCGGTGGAGGACTCCACCGCAGAGAAGGTCGACGAACTCGGAATCCAGCTGGTCGACGTTCGCGTCAAGGCGATCGACCTGCCGGATAACGTCAGCGATTCGGTCTATCAGCGCATGCGTTCGGAGCGTCAGCGCGTGGCCTCCGACTTCCGCGCACGCGGTTCCGAGGAAGCCGAGAAAATCCGTGCGGACGCCGATCGCGAAGCCGCGGTCATCGTCGCCAATGCCTACAAGGAAGCCGAACGCATTCGTGGTGAGGGCGACGCCAAGGCCGCCGAGATTTACGCGACGGCCTACAACAAGGACGCCGAGTTCTATTCGTTCTATCGCAGTCTCGATGTCTACCGGAACAGCTGGAACGGTCAGCAGGACCTGATGGTGCTGGAGCCAAGCAGTGAGCTGTTCAAGTACTTCAAGAACCCAGCGGGTCGCTGA
- a CDS encoding DUF2065 domain-containing protein encodes MWDDLLRALALVLVIEGLMPFAFPGRWRQILLRMASLDDKQMRTAGLIAMVVGIVLLQLVQFLR; translated from the coding sequence ATGTGGGACGATCTGCTACGCGCGCTGGCACTGGTCCTGGTGATTGAGGGTCTGATGCCGTTCGCGTTTCCCGGCCGCTGGCGACAGATTCTGCTGCGCATGGCGAGTCTCGATGACAAGCAGATGCGTACCGCAGGTCTGATCGCGATGGTCGTCGGCATCGTCCTGCTGCAATTGGTGCAGTTCCTGCGATGA